Proteins from a genomic interval of Cupriavidus sp. WKF15:
- a CDS encoding AbrB/MazE/SpoVT family DNA-binding domain-containing protein encodes MILTFVRWGRSLALRIPADFARQIGVDEGDYVQANLTVDGGICIRKVKWDRRAFARELETMREVMPMTQAVTEELRRGARY; translated from the coding sequence ATGATTCTGACATTCGTAAGATGGGGCCGGAGTCTGGCGCTGCGCATCCCTGCCGATTTTGCGCGCCAAATCGGCGTCGATGAGGGTGACTATGTACAGGCCAACCTGACTGTAGACGGCGGCATTTGCATTCGCAAAGTCAAATGGGACCGGCGCGCTTTCGCACGAGAACTTGAGACGATGCGCGAGGTGATGCCGATGACCCAAGCTGTCACAGAGGAGCTCCGGCGAGGCGCACGTTACTAA